One Pyrus communis chromosome 13, drPyrComm1.1, whole genome shotgun sequence genomic window carries:
- the LOC137711874 gene encoding late embryogenesis abundant protein At1g64065-like: MADQESQIWPLAPSRLHRRSDEENPTFKAIRRERSNKCFVYVFAGIVLQSIVILVFALVVLRVKSPGFNLSSVQIKTLKSTSSPAASFNATLSTEMAIKNKNFGRYKFEGSSASLWYGEFKVGEAKFANGSVKARGTRKVNVSIEVRSNRLPKDVQNGGLGSEINSGYLNISSYAKISGRVHLMNIMKKRKTIDMNCTMVLVLKNKTVKDLVCK, from the coding sequence ATGGCAGATCAAGAAAGCCAAATCTGGCCATTAGCACCATCCAGATTACACCGCAGAAGCGATGAAGAAAACCCCACTTTCAAAGCCATACGAAGAGAAAGAAGCAACAAATGTTTCGTCTACGTCTTCGCAGGCATCGTCCTTCAAAGCATAGTCATCCTTGTCTTTGCTTTGGTTGTTCTTCGTGTCAAATCCCCCGGTTTCAATCTCAGCTCTGTCCAGATCAAAACTCTGAAGTCCACATCTTCTCCAGCAGCTTCGTTCAACGCAACGTTATCTACTGAGATGGCGATAAAGAACAAAAACTTTGGGCGGTACAAGTTTGAGGGGAGTAGCGCGAGCTTGTGGTACGGAGAGTTCAAAGTCGGCGAAGCTAAATTTGCAAATGGAAGCGTGAAAGCGAGAGGGACTCGGAAGGTGAACGTGAGTATTGAAGTGAGGTCTAATAGGCTGCCTAAGGATGTTCAAAATGGTGGTTTAGGGAGTGAGATTAATTCTGGATATTTGAACATTAGCAGCTATGCAAAGATTAGTGGGAGAGTGCATCTGATGAATATcatgaagaagaggaagactaTTGATATGAATTGCACCATGGTTCTTGTTTTGAAGAATAAGACAGTTAAGGATTTAGTATGCAAATAA